A genomic stretch from Thermodesulfobacteriota bacterium includes:
- a CDS encoding DUF503 domain-containing protein: MVVGLLKIELYMNGNRSLKGKRQVLRSLIQRVKSKYVNVSISEVDSHDLWQRATIGVSCVGNETPYVNSTLDQVLKFIDTTGIVHILNREMEIIHF; this comes from the coding sequence ATGGTGGTAGGACTGCTCAAAATAGAGCTCTACATGAATGGCAATAGGTCCCTCAAGGGAAAGAGACAGGTGTTGAGAAGTTTGATTCAGCGAGTAAAGTCAAAGTATGTCAATGTTTCAATTTCCGAAGTTGATTCTCACGACCTTTGGCAGAGGGCAACTATTGGGGTCTCGTGCGTAGGCAACGAAACTCCTTACGTTAATTCCACCCTGGATCAAGTTTTAAAATTTATAGACACCACCGGAATTGTCCATATATTAAACCGCGAGATGGAGATTATTCATTTCTAG
- the infB gene encoding translation initiation factor IF-2 produces MANIRIYELSKELGVSNKEVIDAANDMGIAVRSHASSVSEEEAKKLREKIQIPKNQNRAADQAEAKETKEAVKVFRSESGEEVVERRKGSTVIIRKKKKVEEVETEEAPTPEEEVKEDMLSLSSKTDLPAQVVEHEEMEGFDKQDRPADTKEPIVRLENGAAEEDLTSATGEPVAEAKAKTEAPEKAEEEKEDESKVLRKKGRKAKPKREEIIDEETLEELRKAFRTKLPGRKREYLVEDRRSRGKTLGDGGTYRRAHDNAQRVRQFKSAQTHLKDTESAQVIPFPSKQAKRVIKVGESINVGDLAKSMSVKTGDVIKKLMSLGAKVTINQSIDHETAAILAEEFGYEISVDIFAEEELLLDQNTGEGEGLLPRPPVVTVMGHVDHGKTTLLDAIRHTKVVEQEAGGITQHIGAYSVKVDGRHVVFIDTPGHEAFTAMRARGAQVTDIVILVVAADDGVMPQTVEAINHAKAAGVPIVVAINKVDKPEANPDNIKRQLSEVGLVPEEWGGDTLFAEISAKKKTGINELLELVLLQADILELKANPNKRANGVVIEAQLDKGRGSVATVLVKEGTLRVGDYLVAERTYGRVRALIDDKGKRVDEAGPSIPVEVMGLSGVPSAGELFYVVADEKTAKQLVSFRETKERKRIAAKQTKLSLEDLFESLEKGEIKELPLVIKADTQGSVEAVKEAITKLSTDKCRVKIVHAGVGAINETDVVLASASNAVVVGFNVRPDMKAMEAAERENVSLELHTVIYDAVDRIKKAMEGLLEPVIKEKVIGHAEVKATFHVSKMGTIAGCLVTDGKVVRGNNIRVVRDGVVIFEGKISSLKRFKDDVREVQSGYECGIGIENFNDIKVGDTFEIYSFEEIKQKL; encoded by the coding sequence ATGGCAAATATTAGAATCTATGAACTTTCAAAGGAATTAGGTGTATCGAATAAGGAGGTCATAGATGCGGCAAATGACATGGGCATAGCTGTGCGCAGCCACGCCAGTTCGGTTTCCGAAGAGGAAGCTAAAAAATTAAGAGAAAAAATACAGATACCCAAAAACCAAAATCGTGCCGCGGACCAGGCTGAAGCCAAGGAAACGAAGGAAGCGGTAAAGGTGTTTCGATCCGAAAGCGGGGAAGAGGTAGTAGAAAGGAGGAAAGGAAGCACCGTAATAATCAGGAAAAAGAAAAAAGTAGAAGAAGTAGAGACAGAAGAGGCCCCTACACCAGAGGAGGAAGTAAAAGAAGACATGCTCTCATTATCTTCGAAGACGGATTTACCAGCCCAGGTCGTGGAGCACGAGGAGATGGAGGGATTCGATAAACAGGATAGGCCGGCCGATACTAAGGAACCCATCGTTCGCTTAGAAAATGGGGCGGCTGAGGAGGATTTAACATCGGCGACGGGAGAACCGGTAGCGGAGGCTAAGGCAAAAACGGAAGCACCGGAAAAAGCCGAAGAGGAGAAGGAAGACGAGTCCAAGGTTCTACGAAAGAAGGGGCGTAAGGCTAAGCCCAAGAGGGAAGAAATTATAGATGAAGAAACCCTTGAAGAACTGAGAAAAGCTTTCCGGACCAAGCTCCCGGGGAGGAAAAGAGAGTATTTGGTCGAAGACCGCCGGTCTCGAGGAAAGACATTGGGCGACGGCGGGACTTATAGAAGGGCTCACGACAATGCACAAAGGGTGCGGCAATTCAAAAGCGCACAAACGCATCTAAAGGATACTGAGTCTGCTCAGGTAATTCCTTTTCCCTCCAAACAGGCAAAACGGGTCATAAAGGTCGGTGAATCCATTAATGTGGGGGATCTGGCCAAGAGCATGAGCGTAAAGACCGGTGATGTGATAAAAAAGCTCATGTCTCTCGGCGCTAAGGTTACCATAAACCAGTCTATAGACCATGAGACTGCAGCTATTTTAGCCGAGGAGTTCGGCTATGAGATTTCGGTGGATATTTTCGCTGAGGAAGAACTTCTTCTCGATCAAAATACGGGCGAGGGCGAGGGACTTCTTCCAAGGCCTCCCGTCGTAACCGTGATGGGACATGTTGACCATGGAAAGACCACCCTTCTTGACGCCATAAGACATACAAAAGTGGTGGAGCAGGAGGCGGGGGGAATCACGCAGCATATCGGTGCTTATAGTGTGAAGGTGGATGGAAGACATGTTGTATTCATCGACACGCCCGGACATGAAGCATTTACTGCGATGAGGGCAAGGGGTGCCCAGGTCACGGATATCGTTATACTGGTGGTGGCTGCTGACGACGGTGTTATGCCGCAAACGGTGGAGGCTATAAACCATGCAAAGGCTGCTGGTGTTCCTATAGTAGTCGCTATAAACAAGGTCGACAAGCCCGAGGCCAATCCCGATAATATAAAGAGACAACTGTCGGAAGTAGGGTTGGTTCCCGAAGAATGGGGTGGAGATACCTTGTTTGCAGAAATATCGGCCAAGAAGAAAACAGGCATAAATGAACTGCTGGAGCTCGTTCTTCTCCAGGCGGATATACTTGAGCTCAAGGCGAATCCCAACAAGAGGGCCAACGGCGTGGTCATTGAAGCTCAACTGGACAAAGGAAGGGGTTCCGTGGCCACGGTGCTGGTGAAGGAAGGAACATTGAGGGTCGGAGACTATCTGGTGGCGGAACGAACCTACGGCCGGGTTCGGGCTCTCATAGACGACAAGGGAAAGAGAGTGGACGAAGCAGGCCCTTCAATCCCGGTCGAGGTGATGGGCCTATCCGGCGTGCCCAGTGCCGGTGAGCTATTTTATGTTGTAGCGGACGAGAAAACGGCAAAACAACTAGTCAGTTTTAGAGAAACCAAAGAAAGAAAGAGAATAGCGGCGAAGCAAACCAAGCTCTCGCTCGAGGATTTATTCGAGTCGCTGGAAAAGGGAGAGATAAAGGAGTTACCTTTGGTCATAAAAGCGGACACCCAAGGTTCGGTCGAGGCGGTGAAAGAGGCCATAACTAAGTTGAGCACGGATAAGTGCCGGGTAAAGATAGTGCACGCCGGAGTCGGAGCGATAAACGAAACTGACGTTGTACTGGCCAGCGCATCAAACGCCGTAGTAGTCGGATTCAACGTTCGTCCGGATATGAAGGCTATGGAGGCGGCTGAAAGGGAGAATGTCTCACTGGAGCTTCATACCGTTATATACGATGCTGTCGACCGAATAAAAAAGGCTATGGAAGGCCTGCTCGAGCCGGTGATCAAGGAGAAGGTGATAGGGCATGCGGAAGTCAAAGCCACTTTCCATGTTTCTAAGATGGGAACAATCGCCGGATGCTTGGTTACCGACGGGAAAGTGGTAAGGGGAAATAATATCCGGGTAGTGAGGGATGGAGTGGTAATCTTCGAGGGAAAGATTTCCTCCCTCAAGAGATTCAAAGACGACGTAAGAGAGGTTCAGAGCGGTTATGAATGTGGTATAGGCATCGAGAATTTTAACGATATAAAGGTTGGGGATACCTTCGAGATTTACAGCTTCGAGGAAATTAAACAAAAACTCTGA
- the nusA gene encoding transcription termination factor NusA yields MATELSRVIDSVSKDKGVEREAIIAAIEEAVLSAAQKLFRMEDKNKELEVHYNEEEADIELFEFKTVVQEVKDPDLEISLEEAKELDPEAGLGDLIGVKINPDFTRIAIQNAKQKILQKLKEAEGKVIYEEFKSRKGELVSGIVRRIEKKNVIVDLGRTEAVIPQIQQVPKEYYKAKERVRAVLIDIKETKRGPQLILSRAHPDFVRRLFEAEVPEITEGIVEIKSISRDPGSRTKIAVASKDSDVDPVGACVGMRGSRVQNIIQELRGEKIDIVPWSSDPARFVCNALSPARVNKVIIDESNRSMEVIVDDDQLSLAIGRRGQNVRLASQLTEWRIDIKTESQVKREQQEVVSLLMTLPNVGEVTANLLYNEGFHSLEDIAFSDPETLAKSGGLKSEEDAQKIQVAARIALKDRLEKMSLSEQPSNQTDEVHES; encoded by the coding sequence ATGGCTACCGAACTCAGCCGGGTCATAGATTCTGTGAGCAAGGACAAGGGCGTAGAAAGAGAGGCTATCATTGCCGCCATCGAAGAGGCGGTCCTGTCTGCTGCCCAGAAGCTTTTTCGAATGGAGGACAAGAATAAAGAGCTCGAAGTACATTATAACGAGGAGGAAGCCGACATAGAGCTATTCGAGTTTAAGACGGTTGTTCAAGAGGTTAAGGACCCGGACTTGGAGATAAGCCTGGAAGAGGCAAAGGAGCTAGACCCGGAAGCCGGACTGGGCGACCTGATCGGGGTAAAAATCAACCCGGATTTTACCAGGATCGCCATTCAAAACGCAAAACAGAAGATACTGCAGAAGCTCAAGGAAGCCGAGGGAAAGGTAATCTACGAGGAGTTTAAGAGTCGTAAAGGTGAATTGGTGAGCGGGATTGTCAGAAGAATCGAGAAAAAGAATGTAATCGTAGACCTGGGAAGGACTGAAGCCGTAATACCCCAAATCCAGCAGGTTCCCAAGGAATATTACAAGGCTAAAGAAAGGGTGAGGGCAGTGCTCATAGATATAAAGGAAACCAAAAGAGGCCCGCAGCTAATACTTTCGAGAGCTCACCCCGACTTCGTCAGGAGATTATTTGAGGCTGAGGTTCCGGAGATAACCGAAGGTATCGTGGAAATTAAATCCATATCCCGGGATCCGGGGAGCCGCACCAAGATCGCGGTTGCTTCCAAGGATTCGGATGTAGACCCGGTAGGAGCTTGCGTAGGTATGAGAGGCTCGAGGGTGCAAAATATCATTCAGGAGCTCAGGGGTGAAAAGATTGATATCGTTCCTTGGTCATCGGATCCGGCTAGGTTCGTCTGTAATGCCCTTTCCCCGGCCAGGGTAAACAAGGTTATTATCGATGAGAGCAACAGGTCTATGGAGGTGATTGTCGATGATGACCAGCTTTCACTGGCAATAGGAAGGCGGGGACAGAACGTAAGGCTGGCATCCCAGCTCACTGAATGGAGGATAGATATAAAGACCGAGTCACAGGTGAAGCGCGAGCAACAGGAGGTTGTTTCTCTACTCATGACCCTGCCCAATGTCGGAGAGGTCACGGCTAACCTTTTGTATAACGAAGGATTTCACTCTTTGGAGGATATCGCATTTTCCGATCCGGAGACCCTGGCCAAATCCGGTGGCCTCAAAAGCGAGGAGGACGCGCAAAAAATCCAGGTTGCGGCGAGGATTGCCCTCAAAGACAGACTGGAAAAGATGTCTTTATCAGAACAGCCCTCCAACCAAACTGACGAGGTGCATGAAAGCTGA
- the rimP gene encoding ribosome maturation factor RimP, which translates to MNPLILEQGLELVDIEYRREPRGKILRIYIDREGGVTIGDCTKISRELGTLLDVYDVVPGPYNLEVSSPGLDRPLKKPRDFERFKGKKVRIKTKSDIENARLFIGVLLDYVDNVATVEADGRTYSIPYEQIEKANLELDF; encoded by the coding sequence ATGAACCCGCTTATCCTGGAGCAGGGACTCGAACTGGTTGACATCGAATACCGGAGAGAGCCCCGGGGAAAAATACTGAGAATATACATAGACAGGGAAGGCGGTGTGACCATCGGAGACTGTACTAAAATAAGTAGAGAGTTGGGTACGCTCTTGGATGTCTACGATGTAGTGCCCGGCCCGTACAATCTGGAGGTGTCTTCTCCCGGGTTGGACAGGCCGCTCAAAAAGCCCAGAGATTTTGAGCGATTCAAGGGGAAAAAGGTACGAATTAAGACAAAAAGCGACATCGAAAATGCCAGGCTTTTCATCGGTGTGCTGCTTGACTATGTGGACAACGTGGCAACGGTAGAAGCAGATGGACGTACCTACTCCATTCCTTATGAGCAGATTGAGAAGGCAAATCTGGAATTGGATTTTTAG
- a CDS encoding diadenylate cyclase: MKLRQPLKTYYDILKGVCSRKRGINSETLEQVVILAIEIAREGREGRKIGTMFIVSDSDQVLRRSKCMILDPLLGHKASKKNIRDHNMRETVKELAQLDGAFIVSDDGIVISACRYINSSSEGIDLPLGLGSRHMAAASITRETNAVAVVVSESSMVRVFDNGEIIGEIIPELWMLKYYSLHITEPYSQKSNQEITVVSKD; this comes from the coding sequence ATGAAACTAAGGCAACCCTTAAAAACATACTATGACATACTCAAGGGCGTTTGTTCCAGAAAAAGAGGAATCAACTCCGAGACGCTCGAACAAGTGGTAATCCTGGCCATTGAGATTGCGCGTGAAGGAAGAGAGGGAAGAAAAATAGGTACGATGTTCATAGTTTCAGACTCGGACCAGGTTTTAAGACGTTCCAAATGTATGATACTCGATCCACTTTTGGGGCATAAAGCCAGTAAAAAAAATATCCGCGACCATAACATGAGAGAAACGGTCAAAGAATTGGCCCAATTAGACGGAGCCTTTATCGTATCGGACGACGGAATTGTGATTTCTGCTTGCCGGTATATTAACTCTTCCTCAGAAGGAATCGACCTGCCACTTGGTTTGGGCAGCCGTCACATGGCAGCGGCTTCGATTACTAGAGAGACAAATGCCGTAGCAGTGGTGGTCTCCGAAAGCTCCATGGTTAGGGTGTTCGATAACGGAGAAATCATCGGTGAAATCATTCCCGAGCTCTGGATGCTCAAGTATTATTCCCTTCACATTACCGAGCCATATTCGCAAAAGTCTAACCAAGAAATAACCGTCGTTAGTAAAGACTGA
- a CDS encoding AMP-binding protein, with the protein MKEKVKNISQALLLAMDKYAGRTCFKVKRDGRYRDITYGEFQKLTFRLAQFFRRQGLDKGDRVAIILENSPEWMLGYVASLLSGMVVVPLNPLLPAEILRFALQHSGTSLAFFQGREQSRIIKESTEEFPRLSTLLFLKGQEKPATNVVSVFTIEEALSEAVDYEQELTIRTTAESIEPSALASIIYVVKETGKIKGVVFDHEQTILGARYIAEWFVLDENDLAFTLVSWGFVPSLVATLHYFLSGVPNVLAESMERVFENMQETSPTVIMTIPSGFEFIHSGVMAQVNQLPESRRKVFQWALATGKEYRAKGLAASEELRERYTRADMTFFNPIRAMMGGRLRRIYSAGAPLSHELFDFAEALGLLPLNIYGTFEAGGFPAVSRPNARRPGSCGQVGPGFQVRIADDGEVLVRGETVSRKYWNDPDGIKQVIDPDGWLHTGDLGRFDQDGYLYIIGHKQSLIVLSAGSKVIPTKIENALMANPFISQALVFGEGRPYISALIVPNLKAVAAHLRENGEDEMLTANASHPKIKMLLDKAVAEVNAQLNIWEKIEAYTLVDQPLIEGIGELGDSNQVNRNLKAEQYAAYINAMYPMTIRMEEKAVTQVQLHPEQLRELLEKQDILDAWMKDAGIEFLFDLAMSKQIDAPSMVHICETAAAIAQMQSEEKPLSTALVVGDPVHIARILPESEIQLQRYDHIRRMRQVVISLSKMVDGLVLGYGVDKHGYLRRIHKLEIKLDEPDTFLLGPQFRHHAAISKQCDAVVFFVPVGGRQVRVFADGQLVGRYSNGNWSSESITLIDEAVVRLAEQKRYDLTLMRRVFRCAFRMSEENLGAIFLLGDANVILERSDPPEISTYATIVNADMERLSDRELINFAKQDGATIIDIHQGRFRGCMVLLRPRADTQAEIGIGKGSRHSSAAKMSAEAECLAITVSQDGPITVYDCGQRVLSL; encoded by the coding sequence ATGAAAGAGAAGGTGAAGAACATTAGCCAAGCCTTGCTATTAGCAATGGATAAATACGCAGGTAGAACCTGCTTTAAGGTCAAAAGAGATGGTCGTTATCGGGACATAACTTATGGCGAGTTTCAAAAGCTTACTTTTCGTCTGGCTCAATTTTTTAGAAGACAGGGTTTAGACAAAGGCGACCGGGTGGCTATCATTTTGGAAAACTCCCCTGAGTGGATGTTAGGCTATGTAGCTTCTTTATTGTCCGGCATGGTTGTGGTACCACTTAATCCTCTCTTACCGGCAGAAATACTTCGCTTTGCATTGCAACACTCGGGCACTTCGCTAGCATTTTTTCAGGGCAGGGAGCAAAGCCGTATAATCAAGGAATCGACCGAGGAATTTCCTCGTTTAAGCACCCTGCTTTTTTTAAAGGGGCAGGAGAAACCGGCGACGAATGTTGTTTCCGTATTTACGATAGAGGAGGCTCTCTCCGAGGCGGTGGATTATGAGCAAGAGCTGACAATAAGGACTACCGCCGAGAGCATCGAGCCGAGCGCACTTGCTTCCATTATCTATGTAGTCAAAGAAACGGGCAAAATCAAGGGGGTAGTTTTTGACCATGAGCAGACCATACTCGGGGCGAGGTATATCGCCGAATGGTTTGTTTTGGATGAGAACGATTTAGCCTTTACACTGGTAAGCTGGGGCTTTGTTCCCAGTCTGGTTGCCACCCTTCATTATTTTTTATCTGGGGTGCCTAACGTTCTAGCCGAGAGTATGGAGAGGGTATTCGAGAACATGCAGGAGACAAGCCCAACGGTTATCATGACCATACCCTCCGGGTTTGAATTTATACATAGTGGAGTGATGGCTCAAGTAAACCAGCTACCGGAATCTAGAAGAAAGGTTTTTCAATGGGCTTTGGCTACCGGCAAAGAATACCGGGCTAAGGGTCTTGCCGCCTCGGAAGAGTTGAGAGAGCGCTACACTAGGGCGGACATGACGTTTTTTAATCCTATTAGGGCCATGATGGGTGGACGACTTCGCCGCATCTATTCTGCGGGTGCCCCTCTTTCTCATGAACTCTTTGATTTTGCGGAGGCCTTAGGGCTCTTGCCACTTAATATTTACGGGACCTTCGAGGCCGGCGGTTTTCCGGCAGTCAGCCGTCCTAACGCTAGACGTCCGGGTTCCTGCGGCCAGGTCGGTCCAGGATTTCAGGTCCGTATTGCCGATGACGGAGAAGTTCTAGTTCGCGGTGAAACTGTGTCGCGTAAATACTGGAATGACCCCGATGGAATAAAACAGGTAATCGACCCGGACGGTTGGCTGCACACCGGAGACCTTGGACGTTTCGACCAGGATGGCTATCTTTACATCATCGGTCATAAGCAGTCGCTGATCGTTCTATCCGCGGGTAGTAAGGTAATTCCTACCAAAATCGAGAACGCTCTTATGGCTAATCCATTTATTTCACAGGCCCTTGTCTTTGGCGAGGGTAGGCCCTATATCTCAGCTTTGATCGTGCCCAATCTTAAAGCAGTGGCGGCGCACTTACGCGAAAATGGGGAAGATGAGATGCTTACGGCAAACGCCTCTCATCCTAAGATTAAGATGTTATTGGATAAAGCGGTGGCCGAGGTTAATGCCCAGTTAAATATCTGGGAGAAAATAGAAGCCTATACCCTGGTTGACCAGCCGCTTATAGAAGGTATTGGTGAGCTGGGAGATTCCAACCAAGTCAACCGGAACTTGAAAGCCGAGCAATATGCCGCATATATAAATGCCATGTATCCGATGACTATTCGGATGGAAGAGAAGGCAGTCACCCAGGTTCAGCTCCACCCGGAACAACTGCGTGAGCTATTGGAGAAGCAGGACATACTCGATGCCTGGATGAAAGATGCCGGTATCGAATTTCTCTTCGACCTGGCCATGTCTAAACAGATTGATGCTCCATCAATGGTACATATTTGTGAGACCGCCGCCGCCATCGCTCAGATGCAGAGCGAGGAAAAGCCCCTCTCCACCGCCCTGGTTGTAGGCGACCCTGTGCATATTGCTCGCATCCTCCCCGAGAGCGAGATTCAACTGCAGCGCTACGACCACATTAGACGCATGCGCCAGGTTGTTATCTCCCTATCAAAGATGGTTGACGGGCTTGTGCTTGGTTATGGAGTGGATAAGCACGGATACCTTAGGCGTATACACAAACTAGAAATAAAACTCGATGAACCGGATACCTTCCTATTGGGTCCCCAATTTCGTCATCATGCGGCAATATCCAAACAATGTGATGCCGTGGTCTTTTTCGTACCCGTTGGGGGACGCCAGGTTCGGGTATTTGCGGACGGACAGCTCGTAGGCCGCTATTCGAACGGCAACTGGTCTTCTGAGAGCATAACACTGATTGACGAGGCAGTTGTTCGATTAGCCGAGCAGAAACGATACGACCTGACGTTGATGCGCCGGGTGTTTCGATGCGCCTTCAGGATGTCCGAGGAGAATCTAGGAGCTATTTTTCTTCTGGGTGATGCTAATGTCATACTGGAGCGTTCCGACCCGCCGGAGATCAGCACTTATGCTACGATCGTTAATGCCGATATGGAGAGGTTATCTGACCGCGAGCTGATAAATTTTGCCAAGCAGGATGGGGCGACCATAATAGACATACACCAAGGCAGATTCAGGGGCTGTATGGTTTTGCTGAGACCTAGGGCCGATACCCAGGCAGAAATAGGCATTGGTAAAGGCTCGCGCCACAGCAGTGCGGCTAAGATGAGTGCCGAGGCGGAATGCTTGGCTATAACTGTCTCGCAGGATGGCCCGATCACCGTCTATGATTGCGGGCAGAGGGTACTCTCGTTGTGA